One Pseudomonas fluorescens genomic region harbors:
- a CDS encoding stage II sporulation protein M, whose amino-acid sequence MKQSVFESRHKSEWERFALALERLERGKDTSQIAGFPKSYRRVCQHLALAQERGYSSFLVDSLQQHVLRGHQQLYRHRSRLAANLLGFILADFPRLMRAEWRFVLAAGVLFFGSLMGVGILVYVFPELIYNLIPADQVREMQGMYDPVAGHLGRPIDRAASEDWVMFGYYVMHNIGIAFQTFASGLFLGVGSAFFLFYNGMVIGAVAGHLSEIGFGQTFWSFVIGHGAFELSAIAIAGAAGLKLGWALIAPGRLRRAESLRVAARKSVSLVYGAMLFLLIAAFIEAYWSAKSSVTPITKYAVGTALWLAVAAYLSLAGRARHAPE is encoded by the coding sequence ATGAAACAGAGTGTTTTCGAAAGTCGCCACAAGAGCGAGTGGGAGCGTTTCGCGCTGGCCCTGGAACGCCTCGAGCGTGGCAAAGACACCTCACAAATCGCCGGTTTCCCCAAATCCTATCGCCGGGTTTGCCAGCATCTCGCGTTGGCACAGGAACGTGGCTACAGCAGTTTCCTCGTCGATTCGCTGCAACAGCATGTGCTGCGCGGCCATCAGCAGCTTTATCGTCACCGCAGTCGACTTGCCGCCAATCTGCTCGGCTTTATCCTGGCCGACTTCCCCCGACTGATGCGCGCCGAGTGGCGCTTTGTTCTGGCCGCTGGCGTTTTGTTCTTCGGTAGCCTGATGGGCGTCGGCATCCTGGTGTATGTCTTCCCCGAACTTATCTACAACCTGATTCCCGCTGACCAGGTGCGCGAGATGCAAGGCATGTACGACCCCGTCGCCGGCCATCTCGGGCGCCCCATCGATCGCGCGGCCAGTGAAGACTGGGTGATGTTCGGTTACTACGTGATGCATAACATTGGTATCGCATTCCAGACCTTTGCCAGCGGATTGTTTCTCGGCGTCGGCAGCGCGTTCTTTCTGTTCTACAACGGCATGGTCATCGGCGCGGTAGCGGGGCATCTGAGCGAAATCGGCTTCGGCCAGACCTTCTGGTCGTTCGTCATCGGCCACGGCGCTTTCGAGCTGAGCGCGATCGCCATCGCCGGCGCGGCAGGCTTGAAACTGGGTTGGGCATTGATCGCACCGGGCCGTCTGCGCCGCGCTGAGTCATTACGCGTGGCCGCACGCAAAAGCGTATCGCTGGTGTACGGGGCGATGTTGTTCCTGTTGATCGCTGCGTTCATCGAAGCTTATTGGTCAGCGAAAAGCAGCGTCACGCCGATCACCAAGTACGCGGTCGGCACCGCGCTTTGGCTGGCCGTCGCCGCTTATTTGTCACTGGCCGGAAGGGCCCGCCATGCGCCTGAGTGA
- a CDS encoding DUF4129 domain-containing protein translates to MRLSDATVVIRPRSTWEAMDLGVLLSQRHRRLLMTSWAIVTLPLFALLSLLLWDSPSLAMFIFWWLKPAYERLPLYILSKALFGETPTLKQALRHFPRLLKPQLLASLTWRRLSLSRSFLLPVMQLEGLDGSVRQQRVQVLLQRNGGAAQWLTILGAHLEAALWIGLMVLFYMLLPQSIETDWDWQSLVFGPQHQWRWLEHLTNAFYALVLVIWGPIHVACGFSLYLNRRTQLEAWDIELVFRRLRQRLNNGVLGLLLAVCLLLPALQPVWAAEPVSAAEDPNTPRLLNQPLTSQAARDSINHLLEQAPFKNKESVTRYRFGDDPATPTRDKQPGAAPQWLKTLLGWLDGQHHNALAKVIEVLLWGALIAALGWLLWRYRELFQTFVGRRPQRSASIKRPLPQQAFGLDLTRESLPDDIASHAEQLWATQPRAALGLLYRGLLSRLLHDFDLHLKAADTEQQVLARIEQMHRPPLLAYSRSLTAHWQTMAYGHRLPPAHLQQELCNGWRALFDQAAAR, encoded by the coding sequence ATGCGCCTGAGTGACGCCACGGTGGTGATTCGCCCGCGCTCGACCTGGGAAGCCATGGATCTCGGCGTGCTGCTGAGCCAGCGACATCGACGTCTGCTGATGACCAGTTGGGCGATTGTCACCCTGCCGTTGTTCGCCCTGCTCAGCCTGCTGCTGTGGGATTCACCGTCGCTGGCAATGTTCATTTTCTGGTGGTTGAAACCGGCTTACGAACGTCTGCCGCTGTACATTCTGTCCAAGGCGCTGTTCGGGGAAACGCCCACGCTCAAGCAGGCGCTGCGGCATTTCCCGAGACTGCTCAAGCCGCAGCTGCTCGCCAGCCTGACCTGGCGACGCCTGAGTCTGAGCCGCAGTTTTCTCCTGCCGGTGATGCAGCTCGAAGGGCTCGACGGCAGTGTCCGGCAGCAACGCGTGCAGGTGCTGCTGCAACGCAACGGCGGCGCGGCGCAATGGCTGACCATCCTTGGCGCACACCTGGAAGCGGCACTGTGGATCGGTTTGATGGTGCTGTTCTACATGCTCCTGCCCCAATCTATCGAGACAGACTGGGACTGGCAGTCGCTGGTCTTCGGGCCGCAACATCAGTGGCGGTGGCTGGAGCATTTGACCAACGCCTTTTATGCGTTGGTACTGGTGATATGGGGCCCGATCCATGTCGCCTGCGGGTTCAGCCTGTACCTGAATCGTCGCACGCAACTGGAAGCGTGGGACATCGAACTGGTGTTCCGCCGCCTGCGCCAGCGTTTGAACAATGGAGTACTCGGATTGTTGCTGGCGGTTTGTTTGTTGCTGCCTGCTCTGCAACCGGTCTGGGCCGCTGAGCCGGTTTCCGCCGCCGAAGACCCGAACACCCCGCGCCTGTTGAATCAGCCGCTGACGAGTCAGGCCGCGCGCGACAGCATCAACCATCTGCTGGAACAGGCACCGTTCAAAAACAAGGAGTCGGTGACTCGTTACCGCTTCGGCGACGATCCGGCGACGCCGACCAGGGACAAGCAGCCCGGCGCAGCCCCGCAGTGGCTGAAAACCCTGCTGGGCTGGCTCGATGGTCAGCACCACAATGCTTTGGCCAAGGTCATCGAGGTGCTGTTGTGGGGCGCGTTGATTGCCGCGCTCGGCTGGCTGCTCTGGCGCTATCGCGAGCTGTTCCAGACATTCGTCGGTCGCCGGCCACAACGATCAGCGTCCATCAAACGCCCGCTACCGCAACAGGCATTCGGCCTGGATCTGACCCGCGAATCCCTGCCGGACGATATCGCCAGCCACGCTGAACAGCTCTGGGCTACACAGCCACGTGCCGCGCTGGGTCTGCTTTATCGAGGTTTGCTCAGCCGTCTGTTGCACGATTTCGACCTGCACCTGAAAGCGGCGGACACCGAACAACAAGTACTGGCGCGCATTGAACAAATGCACCGTCCGCCACTGCTCGCCTACAGCCGAAGCCTGACTGCGCACTGGCAAACCATGGCCTACGGTCATCGACTTCCCCCAGCTCATTTGCAACAGGAACTGTGCAACGGCTGGCGCGCGTTGTTCGACCAGGCAGCAGCGCGTTGA
- a CDS encoding DUF4350 domain-containing protein: MNRRAAWLVGLLVMALLGALSIYLYLKARPYQEVIDHGPSPAARANPYLAAEMFLSDRGLVVTHAETLAGLADIDPRGHTLLLFGERARMTPRQVDQVLNWTRAGGRLVFVAEALWDERTRQSNDLLLDRVQLHQSLSEDLKTSPAEQEQEQEQDQYPKLTKLYLEDEDAPAYAGFDTDFHLEDPKNLAQAWANSGKATHMMQLAYGLGTVTVVTDAELWKTADIAHYDNAWLLWYLSADTDVTLIFNTEHDGLWTLLWRYFPQALVALLALIALWLWHVATRHGPVQAPAPSGRRQLLEHLRASADFLLRHNGQHSLLQALQQDVLRRARRRHPGFDQLNVAEQWLVLSRLTRQPTRAISQALSPRVNQRLSSAEFTRQVAHLQTLRNAL, encoded by the coding sequence TTGAACCGCCGCGCGGCGTGGCTGGTCGGCCTGCTGGTCATGGCTCTGCTGGGGGCATTGAGCATTTATCTGTACCTCAAGGCCAGGCCTTATCAGGAGGTCATCGACCACGGCCCGTCGCCTGCCGCGCGGGCCAATCCTTATCTGGCCGCCGAAATGTTTTTGAGTGATCGTGGCCTCGTCGTCACCCACGCCGAAACGCTGGCGGGGCTGGCGGACATCGACCCACGCGGGCATACGCTGTTGCTGTTCGGCGAGCGCGCGCGAATGACTCCGCGTCAGGTCGATCAGGTATTGAACTGGACCCGCGCCGGGGGCCGACTGGTGTTCGTCGCCGAAGCGCTGTGGGATGAGCGAACCCGGCAAAGCAATGACCTGTTGCTTGATCGCGTCCAGTTGCATCAATCCCTGAGCGAGGATCTGAAGACCTCGCCAGCGGAACAGGAACAGGAACAGGAACAGGATCAATACCCCAAGCTCACCAAGCTGTATCTGGAAGATGAAGACGCACCGGCCTATGCCGGATTCGACACCGACTTTCATCTCGAAGACCCGAAAAATCTCGCGCAAGCCTGGGCCAACAGCGGCAAAGCCACGCACATGATGCAACTGGCCTATGGTCTCGGCACGGTCACCGTGGTCACCGATGCCGAGCTGTGGAAAACCGCAGATATTGCTCACTACGACAACGCCTGGCTGTTGTGGTATCTGAGCGCAGACACTGACGTGACGCTGATTTTCAACACCGAACACGACGGGTTGTGGACGCTACTCTGGCGTTATTTTCCGCAGGCTCTCGTTGCCCTGCTCGCACTGATCGCGCTGTGGCTGTGGCACGTCGCCACGCGTCACGGGCCGGTGCAGGCTCCGGCGCCGAGCGGTCGCCGTCAACTGCTGGAACACTTGCGTGCCAGCGCTGATTTCCTGCTCCGTCACAACGGTCAGCACTCGCTGTTGCAGGCTCTGCAACAGGATGTGTTGCGCCGCGCCCGCCGCCGTCATCCCGGTTTCGACCAATTGAACGTTGCCGAACAATGGCTGGTGCTGTCGCGCCTGACCCGGCAACCCACACGCGCCATCAGCCAGGCCCTGAGCCCGCGAGTGAATCAGCGCCTTTCCAGCGCTGAGTTCACCCGGCAGGTCGCCCACCTGCAAACCTTGAGGAATGCGTTATGA
- a CDS encoding AAA family ATPase, with protein MSEQIEPGSASHATQQRQRASQLAQAVRSELHKALIGQDAVIDDVLTALIAGGHVLLEGVPGLGKTLLVRALARCFGGEFARIQFTPDLMPSDVTGHAVYDLQTEQFNLRKGPLFTNLLLADEINRAPAKTQAALLEAMQERQVTLEGRALPIAQPFMVLATQNPIEQEGTYPLPEAELDRFMLKVRMDYPDADQELNMVRQVCRSTRADMLDVQPLRTLLQAKDVQALQRIASDLPMDDQVLDYAVRLARSTRTWPGLTLGAGPRASIALVRCARARALLRGGEFVLPDDVKGCALAVLRHRVRIAPELDIEGLQVDQVLQQLLDQVPAPRL; from the coding sequence ATGAGTGAACAGATCGAGCCCGGCAGCGCCAGCCATGCCACCCAGCAACGCCAGCGCGCCAGCCAGTTGGCGCAAGCGGTGCGCAGCGAACTGCACAAGGCGTTGATCGGCCAGGACGCGGTGATCGATGACGTCCTGACCGCGCTGATTGCTGGCGGTCATGTGCTGCTCGAAGGCGTGCCCGGATTGGGCAAGACCTTGCTGGTGCGTGCGCTGGCCCGCTGCTTTGGCGGCGAGTTTGCGCGGATTCAGTTCACACCCGACCTGATGCCCAGCGATGTCACTGGCCACGCCGTATACGACCTGCAAACCGAGCAGTTCAACCTGCGCAAAGGCCCTTTGTTCACCAACCTGCTGCTGGCCGACGAGATCAACCGCGCTCCGGCAAAAACCCAGGCTGCATTGCTCGAAGCGATGCAGGAACGTCAGGTTACGCTGGAAGGTCGAGCACTGCCGATTGCGCAACCGTTCATGGTGCTGGCCACGCAAAACCCGATCGAACAGGAAGGCACTTATCCACTGCCCGAAGCCGAACTCGACCGCTTCATGCTCAAGGTGCGCATGGATTATCCCGACGCCGATCAGGAGCTGAACATGGTGCGCCAGGTATGTCGCTCAACCCGTGCCGACATGCTCGATGTGCAACCGTTGCGCACGCTGTTGCAAGCCAAGGACGTCCAGGCCCTGCAGCGTATCGCCAGCGATTTGCCGATGGACGATCAGGTCCTTGATTACGCCGTACGATTGGCGCGCAGCACGCGTACCTGGCCGGGTCTGACCCTCGGCGCCGGCCCACGGGCCTCGATTGCCCTGGTGCGTTGCGCTCGGGCGCGGGCCTTGTTGCGCGGCGGTGAGTTCGTGCTGCCGGATGATGTCAAAGGCTGCGCACTGGCGGTACTGCGCCACCGCGTGCGGATCGCCCCGGAGCTGGACATCGAAGGCCTGCAAGTCGATCAAGTGCTCCAGCAGTTGCTCGATCAAGTGCCGGCGCCACGTCTGTGA
- a CDS encoding DUF58 domain-containing protein — MKPSRLLLIWLAALFALSLLLGSLQALQVEIPASLLSISWGLLLALLALAIIDGFRLRRLPSPAIKRQLPGSLALGRWGEVRLDIQHVFSEPLQVQVFDHAPDGLNVENLPSTVELQPGQISQIGYRLRPLRRGHFSFEHCEINLPSPLGLWSGKRLLAVNDSTRVYPDFARLYGGQLLAVDNWLSQLGVRQRQRRGQGLEFHQLREFREGDSLRQIDWKATARQRAPIAREYQDERDQQILFMLDCGRRMRSHDGELSHFDHALNACLLLSYVALRQGDAVGISTFACDQPRYLAPVKGTGQLNVLLNTVYDLDSSKHSADYQGAVTQLLARQKRRALVLLVTNLRDEDDEELLSALKRLSQQHRVLVVSIREDLLDAQRQATVQTLSEGLMYCGTVTYVNDRAEFHERLSAHGVPVADARPEELGAELVTRYLSWKRAGAG, encoded by the coding sequence GTGAAACCTTCGCGCCTGTTATTGATCTGGCTGGCAGCGCTGTTTGCGCTCAGCCTGTTGCTCGGCAGCTTGCAGGCGCTGCAAGTCGAGATCCCTGCCAGTCTGCTATCGATCAGTTGGGGATTGCTTCTGGCCTTGCTGGCTCTGGCGATCATCGATGGTTTTCGTCTCAGGCGCTTGCCCTCCCCGGCCATAAAACGGCAGCTCCCCGGGAGCCTGGCGCTTGGGCGTTGGGGCGAAGTGCGGCTGGATATCCAGCACGTTTTTTCCGAGCCTTTGCAGGTGCAGGTTTTCGACCATGCGCCGGACGGCCTGAATGTTGAAAATCTGCCAAGCACTGTCGAGCTGCAACCCGGCCAGATCAGCCAGATCGGCTATCGATTGCGCCCGCTACGACGCGGCCACTTCAGTTTTGAACACTGCGAAATCAATTTGCCGAGCCCGCTGGGTTTGTGGTCGGGCAAACGCCTGCTGGCGGTCAACGACAGCACCCGCGTCTACCCGGACTTCGCACGTTTGTATGGCGGGCAACTGCTCGCGGTGGACAACTGGCTCAGTCAGCTCGGCGTACGCCAGCGACAACGGCGTGGCCAAGGGCTGGAGTTTCACCAGCTGCGCGAATTCCGCGAAGGTGACAGCCTGCGCCAGATCGACTGGAAAGCCACGGCACGCCAACGCGCGCCGATTGCCCGGGAATATCAGGACGAGCGCGATCAGCAGATTCTGTTCATGCTCGACTGCGGTCGACGCATGCGCAGCCACGATGGTGAGTTGTCGCATTTCGATCACGCGCTCAATGCCTGTTTGCTGTTGAGCTACGTGGCCCTGCGTCAGGGCGATGCGGTGGGCATCAGCACCTTCGCCTGCGATCAGCCGCGCTACCTCGCACCGGTCAAAGGCACCGGGCAGTTGAACGTGCTGCTGAACACCGTCTACGACCTCGACAGCAGCAAACACAGCGCCGATTACCAAGGTGCAGTCACGCAATTGCTGGCGCGCCAGAAGCGCCGGGCGTTGGTGTTGCTGGTGACCAACCTGCGCGATGAAGACGATGAAGAACTGTTGAGTGCACTCAAGCGCTTGAGCCAGCAGCATCGCGTGCTGGTGGTCAGCATTCGCGAGGATCTGCTTGATGCCCAGCGACAGGCAACCGTGCAAACCTTGTCCGAGGGGCTGATGTATTGCGGCACGGTCACGTATGTGAATGACCGCGCCGAATTCCATGAGCGTTTAAGCGCCCATGGCGTACCGGTGGCGGATGCGCGCCCCGAGGAGCTGGGCGCGGAACTGGTAACGCGGTACCTGAGCTGGAAAAGAGCCGGCGCCGGGTAA